A single genomic interval of Rosistilla ulvae harbors:
- a CDS encoding methyl-accepting chemotaxis protein, whose protein sequence is MWNNKIFAAHEANDISVAVLDQATEALDSESSNHSQIFNALNCSQAIIEFDLTGKVLTANQNFLSCLGYSLEEIRGQHHRIFVDPHYAQSPEYTSFWNALANGEFQSSEYQRFGKNNKEIWIQATYNPVRDPDGKVYKVVKFAVDISAKKLAAIDAVNKTQACIDFRPDGTILTANQKFCEAMGYSVDEIRGHHHRMFCDPEWANSSDYVAFWNALARGQFQQDEYKRFAKGNREIWLQATYNPVFDAKGKVEKVVKYATDISHQMETKRQASEVGSSIAASVTEMAQAIDEISQNIAQTASLAQTATVDANAATQCVEELNSNSKSIGKVVGVIQDLAEQTNLLALNATIEAARAGEAGRGFAVVATEVKQLATQTAKATNSIETNVADIQSNIEQVVLSIKGIADGVSEVSTNTTTAAAAVEEQSVLMSGLSSTAQKLLSISH, encoded by the coding sequence ATGTGGAACAATAAAATCTTCGCAGCACACGAAGCCAATGATATTAGTGTCGCAGTGCTCGACCAGGCAACGGAGGCCTTAGACAGCGAATCATCAAACCACTCACAAATTTTCAACGCCCTCAACTGCTCCCAAGCGATCATCGAGTTCGACCTGACGGGCAAAGTTCTTACAGCCAACCAAAATTTCTTGAGCTGTCTCGGCTATTCGCTCGAGGAAATCCGCGGCCAACATCACCGCATCTTTGTCGACCCCCATTACGCGCAATCGCCCGAATACACGAGCTTCTGGAACGCGCTTGCCAACGGGGAATTCCAATCTTCGGAATACCAACGATTTGGCAAAAACAACAAAGAGATCTGGATTCAAGCCACCTACAATCCAGTGCGCGATCCAGACGGCAAGGTCTACAAAGTTGTCAAATTTGCGGTCGATATCAGCGCCAAGAAATTGGCAGCGATCGATGCGGTGAACAAGACTCAGGCTTGTATCGACTTCCGTCCCGACGGCACGATCCTCACCGCAAATCAAAAATTCTGCGAGGCGATGGGTTATTCGGTGGATGAAATTCGCGGACACCACCACCGCATGTTCTGCGATCCCGAGTGGGCTAACAGCAGCGACTACGTCGCCTTCTGGAACGCCTTGGCGCGTGGTCAATTCCAACAAGACGAATACAAACGCTTCGCCAAAGGGAACCGGGAAATCTGGTTGCAAGCCACCTACAACCCGGTCTTTGACGCGAAGGGGAAAGTCGAAAAGGTCGTGAAATACGCGACCGATATCTCGCACCAGATGGAAACGAAACGGCAAGCCAGCGAAGTGGGCTCTTCAATCGCGGCCAGCGTCACCGAGATGGCCCAAGCGATCGACGAGATCTCGCAAAATATCGCGCAAACCGCCAGCCTGGCTCAGACCGCGACAGTCGATGCTAACGCCGCAACCCAGTGTGTCGAGGAACTAAACTCCAACAGCAAATCGATTGGCAAAGTTGTCGGAGTGATCCAAGACCTTGCCGAGCAAACCAACTTGCTGGCGCTGAACGCCACGATCGAAGCGGCGCGTGCGGGCGAGGCAGGTCGTGGATTTGCAGTCGTCGCGACCGAAGTGAAGCAATTGGCGACGCAAACAGCCAAAGCGACCAACAGCATCGAGACCAACGTCGCCGACATTCAATCGAACATCGAACAGGTCGTCCTTTCGATCAAGGGAATCGCCGATGGCGTCTCCGAAGTTAGCACCAACACGACCACCGCCGCGGCGGCTGTCGAAGAGCAGTCGGTGTTGATGTCGGGACTCAGTTCCACAGCGCAAAAACTGCTGTCGATTAGCCATTAA
- a CDS encoding TolC family protein yields MDSPRPPIRIASISLCCVLVVCCAAVWGDDLGIDEPLITPRSLYRNNPSRSVDKGAPRPRDHRFTVESGLVKVPRGNAAAVSEPRGAEPLPSVAPKQLARPSESSAAMRVESAPPVVREPQGSHREVAQPAEPAPALPSMGERSPSRGLHESPESSIGRVEALPQISTLYFPVRQRRVAAAALPVSVEDQAGESPAARSVPRSLSLDPTLQLSAPALEPAAPIPLAKDPVLVDPNFDAQRFSITQIIESAKSTSILTDRPAVMLSVNDLLARTLFHSKTVKILRIQPVEDRQVVDQEFGQFDWAAFFENRLLHNNTPVNQLNQAGAGQLLVQGDDLQFQTGMRKQTTTGGQFEVRESIRFLDDNSGRLQPSDQAISALSLVYSQELLRDGGRDVVLSQALVASYQADQSQAESVALISSRLQEVLNQYWTLFENRGNYFVQLALTRWAHETLMQLESRRRIDAQENSIEQARALLLEAKADLVDAEVQVRIAQDKLFRLVNDPALDPEHVEIITTHPPLIGSVLFEPRSELSAALQNRGEIYERIAAISEAAVQHHVSLNQLLPRLTVSLESSLNGIEGQRNMFAAKANSVDTSPTIEANFNLEFFLSNRAARATNRQTQLALRRLQLEYEDTIEQVRLDVSESIRTLNASADVLDLRSRTLQARRTELDYLRLRRDVIPQADASVSLLMEQFFQALSRLVASQQGYLLAVGNQQRALADLQRAKGMLIHSSDVPGDAFVPVPTIPQALKKQLRGKGELRSDIDRSVIQPGVQRRWQHQATLQSPTVLGR; encoded by the coding sequence ATGGACTCACCCCGCCCACCAATTCGAATCGCTAGCATTTCGCTGTGTTGCGTCTTGGTTGTCTGCTGCGCTGCGGTCTGGGGTGACGATCTGGGGATCGACGAGCCGCTGATCACACCTCGCAGCCTGTATCGCAACAATCCATCGCGCTCCGTCGACAAAGGAGCGCCGCGGCCGAGAGACCACCGATTCACTGTCGAATCGGGATTGGTGAAGGTGCCTCGAGGAAACGCCGCGGCGGTGAGCGAGCCGAGGGGCGCGGAGCCCTTGCCGTCGGTAGCGCCAAAGCAGCTGGCTCGCCCGAGTGAATCTTCCGCCGCGATGCGCGTTGAATCGGCCCCGCCGGTCGTTCGCGAACCGCAGGGATCGCATCGGGAAGTCGCGCAGCCGGCAGAGCCAGCCCCTGCGTTGCCGTCGATGGGAGAACGGTCGCCAAGCCGCGGGTTGCACGAATCGCCGGAATCATCGATTGGGCGGGTCGAGGCATTGCCGCAGATCTCGACGTTGTATTTTCCCGTGCGGCAGCGCCGGGTCGCTGCCGCAGCGTTGCCTGTTTCGGTTGAGGACCAGGCTGGCGAATCGCCAGCGGCGCGTTCGGTGCCTCGATCGCTATCGTTGGATCCGACGTTGCAGTTGAGTGCTCCAGCGCTTGAGCCCGCGGCGCCGATTCCGTTGGCAAAAGATCCGGTGCTAGTCGATCCGAACTTCGACGCTCAGCGGTTCTCGATCACTCAGATTATCGAAAGTGCCAAATCGACATCGATCTTGACCGACCGACCGGCGGTGATGTTGTCGGTCAACGATCTATTGGCGAGGACGTTGTTCCATTCGAAGACCGTCAAGATCTTGCGGATTCAACCGGTGGAAGACCGACAGGTGGTCGATCAGGAATTTGGTCAGTTCGATTGGGCCGCGTTTTTTGAGAATCGGTTGTTGCACAACAACACGCCTGTAAACCAATTGAATCAAGCGGGTGCCGGTCAGTTGCTTGTTCAAGGGGATGATCTGCAATTCCAAACCGGAATGCGAAAGCAGACGACGACCGGTGGGCAGTTCGAAGTCCGCGAATCGATCCGGTTTTTGGATGACAATTCGGGGCGATTGCAACCGTCGGACCAAGCGATCTCGGCGCTGAGTCTTGTCTATTCGCAGGAGCTGTTGCGCGACGGGGGACGCGATGTGGTGTTGAGTCAAGCGTTGGTTGCCAGTTACCAGGCCGATCAATCGCAGGCGGAGTCGGTGGCGTTGATCAGCAGCCGATTGCAGGAGGTGTTGAACCAGTACTGGACGCTGTTCGAAAACCGCGGCAACTATTTTGTGCAACTGGCTCTGACCCGCTGGGCTCACGAGACGCTGATGCAGCTGGAATCGCGGCGTCGGATCGACGCTCAGGAGAATTCGATCGAGCAGGCGCGAGCACTGTTGCTGGAAGCCAAGGCGGATCTGGTCGACGCGGAGGTGCAGGTCCGGATCGCTCAGGATAAGTTGTTCCGGTTGGTCAACGATCCGGCGTTGGATCCCGAGCACGTGGAGATCATCACGACACATCCGCCGCTGATTGGAAGCGTCTTGTTTGAGCCACGCAGCGAGCTGTCGGCGGCGCTACAGAACCGCGGCGAGATCTACGAACGGATCGCGGCGATCAGCGAGGCGGCGGTGCAACATCATGTGTCGTTGAACCAATTGTTGCCGCGATTGACGGTTTCGTTGGAATCATCGCTGAACGGGATCGAGGGGCAGCGGAATATGTTTGCTGCCAAAGCGAACAGTGTCGATACGTCGCCGACGATCGAAGCGAACTTCAACTTGGAGTTCTTTCTGAGCAATCGCGCCGCTCGAGCGACAAACCGGCAGACTCAGTTAGCGCTGCGTCGGTTGCAGCTGGAATACGAAGACACGATCGAACAGGTGCGGCTGGATGTTTCCGAATCGATCCGCACATTAAACGCATCGGCCGACGTGTTGGATCTGCGCAGCCGAACGTTGCAGGCGCGGCGAACCGAGTTGGACTATTTGAGGTTGCGTCGGGATGTGATCCCGCAGGCCGACGCCTCGGTGAGCCTGTTGATGGAGCAGTTTTTCCAGGCGTTGTCCCGATTGGTCGCATCGCAGCAGGGCTATTTGCTGGCGGTCGGCAATCAGCAGCGGGCACTCGCCGATCTGCAGCGGGCCAAGGGGATGTTGATCCACAGCAGCGATGTGCCCGGTGACGCGTTTGTCCCGGTCCCCACGATCCCACAGGCACTGAAGAAGCAGTTGCGAGGCAAGGGGGAATTGCGGTCGGATATCGACCGGTCCGTGATCCAGCCGGGCGTCCAGCGACGTTGGCAGCACCAAGCGACGCTGCAGTCGCCGACGGTGCTGGGGCGATAG